Proteins encoded together in one Cryptosporangium aurantiacum window:
- a CDS encoding DUF5994 family protein: MARSDPAGGQAQRRSITFRFGNQGQATIGVPSHLSVDIIVRVGSVEQRLPDIFRRQVDVMDVTAATTSEARIQLDSTLSGKGMLDGGWWPYSTDPLAELPALIAALDAQVGTVHRITFNKTLWQSTPRRIAVGGRTVRLGWYGPADIHELSVSGAGRDRLDLLVVPPDTGEAAAVAAMAAAARGNNGSHGTSLLKAEETSDGGSAARTDASSATLG; encoded by the coding sequence GGCCAAGCGCAACGTCGATCAATAACTTTTCGTTTCGGTAACCAGGGTCAGGCTACTATTGGAGTACCGAGTCATTTGAGCGTCGACATCATCGTCCGCGTCGGCTCGGTCGAACAGCGATTACCGGATATTTTCCGGAGACAGGTCGATGTCATGGACGTCACCGCTGCCACCACCTCAGAAGCCCGAATTCAGCTCGATTCGACGCTGTCGGGAAAAGGCATGCTCGACGGCGGTTGGTGGCCGTATTCCACTGATCCTCTCGCCGAGCTACCCGCCTTGATCGCCGCGTTGGATGCGCAGGTGGGCACCGTCCACCGGATCACGTTCAACAAGACGCTCTGGCAGAGCACACCCCGGCGAATCGCGGTCGGGGGGCGCACCGTCCGGCTCGGGTGGTACGGCCCCGCGGACATCCACGAGCTCAGCGTCTCCGGCGCCGGGCGCGACCGTCTTGACCTCCTCGTGGTTCCGCCGGACACCGGCGAGGCGGCCGCGGTGGCGGCCATGGCGGCCGCCGCGCGCGGTAACAACGGCTCACACGGGACGTCCCTCCTCAAGGCGGAAGAGACCTCGGACGGCGGATCCGCGGCTCGGACCGACGCGTCGTCCGCCACCCTGGGCTGA